A part of Ziziphus jujuba cultivar Dongzao chromosome 8, ASM3175591v1 genomic DNA contains:
- the LOC107414134 gene encoding polyadenylate-binding protein 1-like, producing MEEQEQEHEVYGGEIPGDDGDMDADIDMSSRHDDDQGYDDANSKELEDMKKRLKEMEEEAGALRDMQAKVEKEMGAVQDSSSGSATQAEKEEVDSRSIYVGNVDYSCTPEEVQQHFQSCGTVNRVTILTDKFGQPKGFAYVEFVEVDAVQNALLLNESELHGRQLKVSAKRTNIPGMKQYRGRRPNPYFRSRRPFVPAAPFYPAYGYGRVPRFRRPMRFRPY from the exons atGGAGGAGCAGGAGCAAGAGCATGAGGTCTACGGCGGAGAGATCCCCGGCGACGACGGTGACATGGACGCCGACATCGACATGTCGTCTAGGCATGATGACGACCAAGGTTACGACGACGCTAACTCCAAG GAGTTGGAGGACATGAAGAAGAGGCTCAAGGAGATGGAGGAAGAGGCCGGAGCTCTTCGCGATATGCAGGCCAAGGTCGAGAAGGAGATGGGCGCTGTTCAAG ATTCCTCCAGTGGTTCTGCAACCCAAGCTGAAAAGGAGGAGGTGGATTCAAGATCTATTTATGTTGGTAAT GTTGACTATTCATGTACTCCTGAGGAAGTCCAGCAGCATTTTCAATCATGTGGAACGGTGAACAGAGTTACAATTTTGACTGACAAATTTGGTCAGCCAAAAGGATTTGCTTATGTTGAGTTTGTTGAAGTTGATGCTGTTCAAAATGCTCTTCTGTTAAATGAGTCAGAACTGCATGGTCGTCAATTGAAG GTCTCTGCTAAGCGTACAAACATTCCTGGGATGAAGCAGTACCGAGGAAGGCGACCTAACCCATATTTTCGATCCAGAAGGCCCTTCGTGCCTGCTGCCCCTTTCTATCCTGCATATGGTTATGG AAGGGTTCCAAGGTTCAGGCGGCCGATGCGCTTCAGACCATACTAG
- the LOC107414135 gene encoding mediator of RNA polymerase II transcription subunit 31 isoform X1: MIRITSKPTVFFQKKASNIYIFSFNQIQNLNLKDHIRKIKAQLGYLWNGGRRSLMASGKESDEAADTPDSPKNVYKDPDDGRQRFLLELEFVQCLANPTYIHYLAQNRYFEDEAFIGYLKYLQYWQRPEYIKFIIFHSFVLFAYPRISIFYNNIRYPHCLFFLELLQNANFRNAMAHPGNKELAHRQQFYFWKNYRNNRLKHILPRPLPEPVATPATSAPPQQQPMPPVTPSIPGTAAPASALSPMQYANNPGSTLAKVDMRNSGVDRRKRKKEG, translated from the exons ATGATTCGCATCACATCTAAACCTAcagttttttttcaaaaaaaagcgTCAAACATCTATATTTTTAGCTTCAATCAAATAcagaatttaaatttgaaagatcatataagaaaaataaaag CTCAGCTTGGTTATTTGTGGAACGGAGGACGCAGAAGTCTAATGGCCTCTGGCAAAGAAAGTGATGAAGCAGCTGATACTCCAGACTC GCCAAAGAACGTTTACAAGGATCCAGACGATGGGCGTCAACGGTTCTTGCTTGAATTGGAATTCGTTCAGTGTCTCGCTAATCCGACATACATCCACT ATTTGGCTCAAAATCGCTATTTTGAAGATGAAGCTTTTATTGGCTACTTGAAGTACCTTCAATATTGGCAACGGCCAGAgtacataaaatttattat CTTtcattcttttgttttgttcgcCTATCCACGTATAAGTATTTTCTACAATAATATCAGGTATCCccattgccttttttttcttgAGCTTCTCCAAAATGCAAACTTCCGCAATGCAATGGCTCATCCAGGCAACAAG gaATTGGCACATAGGCAGCAATTCTACTTCTGGAAAAACTATAGGAACAATCGATTGAAACACATATTACCAAGACCCCTTCCTGAACCTGTAGCTACACCTGCCACTTCTGCCCCACCTCAGCAACAACCCATGCCACCAGTTACTCCAAGTATTCCAGGGACAGCAGCTCCTGCTTCGGCTCTTTCTCCTATGCAGTATGCCAACAACCCTGGATCTACTCTTGCAAAAGTTGATATGAGAAATAGTGGGGTTGATCGAAGAAAGAGAAA GAAAGAAGGTTAA
- the LOC107414135 gene encoding mediator of RNA polymerase II transcription subunit 31 isoform X2 — protein sequence MIRITSKPTVFFQKKASNIYIFSFNQIQNLNLKDHIRKIKAQLGYLWNGGRRSLMASGKESDEAADTPDSPKNVYKDPDDGRQRFLLELEFVQCLANPTYIHYLAQNRYFEDEAFIGYLKYLQYWQRPEYIKFIIIFYNNIRYPHCLFFLELLQNANFRNAMAHPGNKELAHRQQFYFWKNYRNNRLKHILPRPLPEPVATPATSAPPQQQPMPPVTPSIPGTAAPASALSPMQYANNPGSTLAKVDMRNSGVDRRKRKKEG from the exons ATGATTCGCATCACATCTAAACCTAcagttttttttcaaaaaaaagcgTCAAACATCTATATTTTTAGCTTCAATCAAATAcagaatttaaatttgaaagatcatataagaaaaataaaag CTCAGCTTGGTTATTTGTGGAACGGAGGACGCAGAAGTCTAATGGCCTCTGGCAAAGAAAGTGATGAAGCAGCTGATACTCCAGACTC GCCAAAGAACGTTTACAAGGATCCAGACGATGGGCGTCAACGGTTCTTGCTTGAATTGGAATTCGTTCAGTGTCTCGCTAATCCGACATACATCCACT ATTTGGCTCAAAATCGCTATTTTGAAGATGAAGCTTTTATTGGCTACTTGAAGTACCTTCAATATTGGCAACGGCCAGAgtacataaaatttattat TATTTTCTACAATAATATCAGGTATCCccattgccttttttttcttgAGCTTCTCCAAAATGCAAACTTCCGCAATGCAATGGCTCATCCAGGCAACAAG gaATTGGCACATAGGCAGCAATTCTACTTCTGGAAAAACTATAGGAACAATCGATTGAAACACATATTACCAAGACCCCTTCCTGAACCTGTAGCTACACCTGCCACTTCTGCCCCACCTCAGCAACAACCCATGCCACCAGTTACTCCAAGTATTCCAGGGACAGCAGCTCCTGCTTCGGCTCTTTCTCCTATGCAGTATGCCAACAACCCTGGATCTACTCTTGCAAAAGTTGATATGAGAAATAGTGGGGTTGATCGAAGAAAGAGAAA GAAAGAAGGTTAA
- the LOC107414135 gene encoding mediator of RNA polymerase II transcription subunit 31 isoform X3: MIRITSKPTVFFQKKASNIYIFSFNQIQNLNLKDHIRKIKAQLGYLWNGGRRSLMASGKESDEAADTPDSPKNVYKDPDDGRQRFLLELEFVQCLANPTYIHYLAQNRYFEDEAFIGYLKYLQYWQRPEYIKFIMYPHCLFFLELLQNANFRNAMAHPGNKELAHRQQFYFWKNYRNNRLKHILPRPLPEPVATPATSAPPQQQPMPPVTPSIPGTAAPASALSPMQYANNPGSTLAKVDMRNSGVDRRKRKKEG, encoded by the exons ATGATTCGCATCACATCTAAACCTAcagttttttttcaaaaaaaagcgTCAAACATCTATATTTTTAGCTTCAATCAAATAcagaatttaaatttgaaagatcatataagaaaaataaaag CTCAGCTTGGTTATTTGTGGAACGGAGGACGCAGAAGTCTAATGGCCTCTGGCAAAGAAAGTGATGAAGCAGCTGATACTCCAGACTC GCCAAAGAACGTTTACAAGGATCCAGACGATGGGCGTCAACGGTTCTTGCTTGAATTGGAATTCGTTCAGTGTCTCGCTAATCCGACATACATCCACT ATTTGGCTCAAAATCGCTATTTTGAAGATGAAGCTTTTATTGGCTACTTGAAGTACCTTCAATATTGGCAACGGCCAGAgtacataaaatttattat GTATCCccattgccttttttttcttgAGCTTCTCCAAAATGCAAACTTCCGCAATGCAATGGCTCATCCAGGCAACAAG gaATTGGCACATAGGCAGCAATTCTACTTCTGGAAAAACTATAGGAACAATCGATTGAAACACATATTACCAAGACCCCTTCCTGAACCTGTAGCTACACCTGCCACTTCTGCCCCACCTCAGCAACAACCCATGCCACCAGTTACTCCAAGTATTCCAGGGACAGCAGCTCCTGCTTCGGCTCTTTCTCCTATGCAGTATGCCAACAACCCTGGATCTACTCTTGCAAAAGTTGATATGAGAAATAGTGGGGTTGATCGAAGAAAGAGAAA GAAAGAAGGTTAA
- the LOC107414135 gene encoding mediator of RNA polymerase II transcription subunit 31 isoform X4, giving the protein MASGKESDEAADTPDSPKNVYKDPDDGRQRFLLELEFVQCLANPTYIHYLAQNRYFEDEAFIGYLKYLQYWQRPEYIKFIIFHSFVLFAYPRISIFYNNIRYPHCLFFLELLQNANFRNAMAHPGNKELAHRQQFYFWKNYRNNRLKHILPRPLPEPVATPATSAPPQQQPMPPVTPSIPGTAAPASALSPMQYANNPGSTLAKVDMRNSGVDRRKRKKEG; this is encoded by the exons ATGGCCTCTGGCAAAGAAAGTGATGAAGCAGCTGATACTCCAGACTC GCCAAAGAACGTTTACAAGGATCCAGACGATGGGCGTCAACGGTTCTTGCTTGAATTGGAATTCGTTCAGTGTCTCGCTAATCCGACATACATCCACT ATTTGGCTCAAAATCGCTATTTTGAAGATGAAGCTTTTATTGGCTACTTGAAGTACCTTCAATATTGGCAACGGCCAGAgtacataaaatttattat CTTtcattcttttgttttgttcgcCTATCCACGTATAAGTATTTTCTACAATAATATCAGGTATCCccattgccttttttttcttgAGCTTCTCCAAAATGCAAACTTCCGCAATGCAATGGCTCATCCAGGCAACAAG gaATTGGCACATAGGCAGCAATTCTACTTCTGGAAAAACTATAGGAACAATCGATTGAAACACATATTACCAAGACCCCTTCCTGAACCTGTAGCTACACCTGCCACTTCTGCCCCACCTCAGCAACAACCCATGCCACCAGTTACTCCAAGTATTCCAGGGACAGCAGCTCCTGCTTCGGCTCTTTCTCCTATGCAGTATGCCAACAACCCTGGATCTACTCTTGCAAAAGTTGATATGAGAAATAGTGGGGTTGATCGAAGAAAGAGAAA GAAAGAAGGTTAA